From the genome of Bacteroides sp. MSB163, one region includes:
- a CDS encoding FAD-dependent oxidoreductase yields the protein MKRYDAIIIGFGKGGKLLAVELANRNWKVAVIERSPDMYGGTCINVGCIPTKTMINESEFAERIYQDDYKKQSKLYSLALRRKDKLVTFLREKNVENLTNNPNITLYDGTASFLCPDTVKVVPSPESEDYFELEGKEIFINTGSTPILPDIDGLKNSRYVYTSETLLHTEILPQHLLIIGSGAIGLEFATMYAGFGSKVTILEAGKRFLPKADREIAEYMRESLKRKNIEIRLNARVQSLHDTVDGITATYTDASDGTPYFLEGDALLIATGRKPMIDDLNLEKAKIQVNAQGGIIVNEQLRTTAPHVWALGDAKGGEMYDYLSIDDSRIILNHLFGNKERSVDDRNPVPYAIFTDPPMAHIGLTEEEAMKRGYPIKISRLPASAIPRARTLQNMDGMLKAIVNTDTEKILGCSLFCVNAPELINLVAFVMKTGQKSSALRNFIFTHPSMSEGLNGLFKAF from the coding sequence ATGAAACGATATGACGCTATAATAATAGGCTTCGGCAAAGGTGGCAAGCTACTGGCGGTCGAATTAGCCAACCGCAACTGGAAAGTGGCGGTCATCGAACGTTCCCCGGACATGTACGGTGGAACCTGTATAAATGTAGGATGTATTCCTACTAAAACCATGATAAACGAATCAGAATTCGCCGAACGTATCTATCAAGACGATTATAAGAAACAATCCAAGTTATATTCCCTCGCCCTAAGGCGCAAGGATAAGCTGGTCACCTTCCTTCGAGAAAAGAACGTCGAAAATCTGACGAATAACCCTAATATAACATTGTATGACGGAACTGCATCTTTTCTCTGTCCGGACACGGTAAAGGTAGTCCCTTCACCGGAAAGTGAAGATTACTTTGAACTGGAAGGAAAAGAAATCTTTATCAATACCGGTTCTACACCTATCCTACCCGATATTGATGGATTAAAAAACAGCCGATACGTATATACAAGTGAGACATTGCTGCATACCGAGATTCTTCCCCAACACTTGCTGATTATAGGAAGCGGAGCTATCGGGCTGGAATTTGCCACCATGTATGCCGGATTCGGCAGCAAGGTTACTATTCTGGAAGCCGGTAAACGCTTCTTGCCGAAAGCTGATCGGGAGATTGCCGAATATATGCGGGAAAGTCTGAAAAGAAAAAATATAGAGATACGCCTGAACGCACGCGTACAATCATTACATGATACAGTGGACGGCATTACCGCCACCTATACGGATGCCTCGGACGGCACACCTTACTTTCTTGAAGGCGATGCCCTACTCATTGCAACAGGACGTAAACCTATGATAGATGATCTGAATCTGGAAAAAGCAAAAATACAGGTTAATGCACAAGGAGGGATCATTGTCAATGAGCAATTACGCACTACTGCACCACACGTCTGGGCCTTGGGAGACGCTAAAGGCGGGGAAATGTATGATTACCTTTCAATTGACGATTCCCGTATCATCTTAAATCATCTTTTCGGTAATAAGGAACGTTCTGTTGACGACCGTAATCCTGTACCTTACGCCATCTTCACAGATCCGCCTATGGCACATATCGGTCTGACGGAAGAAGAAGCCATGAAACGTGGATATCCCATCAAGATTTCACGTCTGCCCGCCTCCGCCATCCCTCGTGCACGTACTTTGCAGAATATGGATGGGATGCTAAAAGCTATTGTAAATACGGATACTGAGAAAATACTGGGCTGCTCACTCTTTTGTGTGAATGCAC